One Roseimaritima multifibrata DNA window includes the following coding sequences:
- a CDS encoding EamA family transporter translates to MGSDFPIHLLLPLSASILFVFGLIAIKRTSQGGGGPWTVTLLANVWAAILFSPLWFLGGTMQPLSLFWQPAVIAVLFIMGQVLTFYAISKGDVSVAAPVLGIKVLLVAVLATLLTSDQLSGIVWAAAAIATIGIGMVQWSARRPRGSVVSKSAHGAGWTIGFAALSACSFALFDVLVQNWSPAWGSGRFLPLVFWMVAILSLGFLPFIKPVALKDPKLRPWLLLGTLLIALQAICIVFALSRFGDATRVNVVYALRGLWGVGLAWWIAVRWGGSEADHSPRVMVMRLAGASLLTAAVVMVVLGG, encoded by the coding sequence TTGGGTAGTGATTTTCCGATTCACCTGCTGTTACCACTCTCCGCCAGCATCCTGTTTGTGTTCGGCTTGATTGCGATCAAGCGAACCAGCCAAGGGGGCGGAGGGCCATGGACGGTAACACTGTTGGCGAATGTATGGGCGGCAATTCTCTTTTCGCCGCTTTGGTTTCTGGGCGGCACCATGCAGCCGTTAAGTCTGTTTTGGCAGCCTGCGGTTATTGCCGTTCTGTTCATCATGGGGCAGGTTCTCACCTTTTATGCGATATCCAAAGGGGATGTCTCGGTGGCCGCCCCCGTGCTGGGCATAAAGGTTTTGCTGGTTGCTGTACTGGCGACCCTGCTGACATCGGATCAGCTATCTGGAATCGTCTGGGCGGCTGCCGCCATCGCGACCATCGGAATTGGAATGGTGCAGTGGTCGGCGCGGCGCCCGCGTGGCAGTGTCGTTTCCAAGTCGGCGCACGGTGCCGGATGGACCATCGGCTTTGCAGCCCTGTCGGCCTGTTCCTTTGCGCTCTTTGATGTGTTGGTACAGAATTGGTCTCCGGCCTGGGGATCAGGGCGGTTCTTGCCTTTGGTCTTCTGGATGGTTGCGATTCTTTCCTTGGGGTTTTTGCCGTTCATTAAACCGGTCGCGCTCAAAGATCCCAAATTGCGTCCGTGGTTGTTGCTGGGAACATTGTTGATCGCCCTACAAGCGATCTGTATCGTCTTTGCACTTTCTCGGTTCGGGGACGCGACGCGAGTGAATGTCGTTTATGCGCTGCGAGGATTGTGGGGCGTCGGGCTGGCGTGGTGGATCGCGGTACGCTGGGGCGGAAGCGAGGCAGACCATTCGCCCCGCGTCATGGTGATGCGGTTGGCCGGTGCGTCTCTGTTGACGGCGGCAGTGGTGATGGTTGTGCTAGGTGGCTAG
- a CDS encoding pectate lyase, whose product MNLQIGSKMLRWNLTLFVACCVVVVVSPLASGQESRKSTPPAPADVKAAVDRAVQFYTKNVALNGGYVYYYSPDLKRRLGEGPAAPTEVWVQPPGTPTVGISLAKLYEATGDRTFLDAATDAALVLVYGQLRSGGWTNKIDLAPALKGLPFSGGKRRLDGHSSLDDGQTPAALQLLMQVDRLHAFRHQAIHQAAERGLQSLLQAQYPNGGFPQVWTKPVPSRPVVPANYPTLDWRTEGRLKAYWNEYTLNDNVCGNVADTLVLAHQTYGGDRYLAALQRLGEFLLLAQMPMPQPAWCQQYNQQMQPIWARAFEPPAIAADESQEVIDTLLKIASTTGDARFLKPIPAALVYLDSCLLPDGRLARYYELETNRPLYMERRGRAYQLTYDDTNLPDHYGWKWPSRGDELREKLVRLQADISAPVERAKSEDQAKSKELIAIVLADLDSQGRWISQYDGRRLVGQPKFEIGESYLSSEVFCRNLDICSDYLSL is encoded by the coding sequence ATGAACCTTCAGATTGGATCCAAAATGCTCCGCTGGAACTTGACGCTATTCGTTGCCTGCTGCGTTGTGGTAGTGGTAAGTCCGCTGGCAAGCGGACAAGAATCCCGCAAATCCACCCCGCCGGCGCCGGCGGACGTGAAAGCCGCCGTTGATCGTGCCGTCCAGTTCTACACCAAAAACGTTGCTTTAAACGGCGGATACGTTTACTACTACAGTCCTGACTTGAAGAGACGTTTGGGGGAAGGGCCAGCCGCTCCGACGGAGGTTTGGGTCCAGCCGCCTGGGACACCTACCGTTGGTATTTCGTTGGCGAAACTGTATGAAGCGACGGGCGACCGGACATTCTTGGATGCTGCGACCGATGCCGCCTTGGTACTCGTTTATGGGCAACTTCGTTCGGGAGGATGGACGAATAAGATCGATCTGGCGCCAGCCTTGAAAGGGCTCCCCTTTTCTGGTGGGAAACGACGGTTAGACGGTCATTCCTCGTTGGATGACGGTCAAACGCCTGCAGCTCTCCAGTTGCTGATGCAAGTCGATCGACTGCATGCGTTTCGCCATCAAGCAATCCATCAAGCCGCGGAACGAGGGCTGCAATCGCTTTTGCAGGCTCAGTATCCCAACGGTGGATTCCCACAGGTCTGGACCAAACCTGTGCCGTCACGTCCGGTCGTGCCTGCTAACTACCCCACGCTGGATTGGCGCACCGAGGGACGTCTCAAGGCGTACTGGAATGAATACACACTGAACGACAACGTTTGTGGAAATGTTGCAGACACGCTTGTGTTGGCGCATCAAACCTATGGAGGCGATCGGTACCTCGCCGCTCTCCAGCGTCTGGGCGAGTTTCTGCTGTTGGCTCAAATGCCGATGCCTCAGCCAGCATGGTGCCAGCAGTACAACCAGCAGATGCAACCGATCTGGGCGCGCGCGTTTGAACCACCCGCGATCGCCGCCGATGAATCTCAGGAAGTCATCGACACGCTGCTCAAGATCGCCAGCACGACAGGCGACGCTCGTTTTCTGAAACCGATCCCCGCTGCACTTGTTTATTTGGACAGCTGCCTGCTGCCCGACGGTCGGTTGGCTCGCTACTACGAACTGGAAACAAATCGCCCCCTCTATATGGAACGCCGCGGTAGAGCGTATCAGTTGACCTATGACGACACGAATCTGCCCGACCACTATGGCTGGAAGTGGCCCAGCCGAGGCGATGAACTACGCGAAAAATTGGTGCGTCTGCAAGCCGATATCAGTGCGCCCGTCGAAAGGGCAAAGTCCGAGGATCAGGCCAAATCGAAGGAATTGATTGCAATAGTGTTAGCCGATTTGGATTCGCAGGGCCGGTGGATCAGTCAATACGATGGTCGCCGCTTGGTTGGGCAACCCAAGTTTGAAATCGGGGAATCGTATCTATCCAGCGAAGTCTTCTGCCGAAACCTAGACATCTGCAGTGATTACCTGTCACTTTGA
- a CDS encoding DUF1553 domain-containing protein translates to MNRFSATCAFLLCTLFVFQQAGSADDSSAIDFNRDVRSILSDYCVQCHGPDEESREADLRLDTSTGATADRGGYAALIPGDPDASELIRRIESLDDPMPPVDSKRKLTAKQKQTLRAWVEAGGQFDQHWSFVPPRLPAVPLIDDETKNPIDAFIGRRLKAEGLSFSQEASPETLIRRVTLDLTGVPPTLEEVDAFVAAYAVNPEPTWSLLIDRLISSPRYGETMALPWLDAARFADTDGYQYDGPRYQWRYRDWVIDAYNANMPFDQFTIEQLAGDLLPDASNAQRVATAFNRNHRYNSEAGLVVEEFLLENAVDRVDTTATLWMGLAVGCARCHDHKFDPISTKEYYQLIGFFNSIPEAGRAIKNGNSEPLVISPDDAQARQLAEWKQAVERQRAALRPGDVAQNGGPLIDRKLVHQFALKSPPASGFKAVGAPRFEDQVMYLDGQSAASIGGIDKSVTFRADATFSISFWVSPAAIQEGVILSRQNPGSTRPGIEIAMLQDGRVQFDLISRWMAGVGRAVSETSLPEGEWTHVTLVNDGSQSANGQWIYFNGQRVPTDVQHNTNSNVGGVKQNQPLLLGKGIRPDASMFKGALRDVRLYAADLFDEEIEILAAPYGGEKRKRFSRIKMTPAYGEYVVVRDRLRNYMRSLPTVMVMEETPVAKPTFVRVRGVYNSYGDQVERDVPASLPSFPDSYPRNRLGLAKWLVDPEHPLTARVAVNRYWQKYFGTGLVKTPEDFGTQGDLPSHPELLDWLAVTFTQSGWDVASMQKRILTSRTYRQSSRVTPELLEADPDNRMLARGARLRLSGHTIRDQALFVSGLLDHRIGGPSVSPYQPAGLWREMSMGMTYKPSTGADLFRRSLYTIWKRTVAPPTLAVFDAADRESCRVGREQTNTPLQALTLLNETGFVENARYLAVRMLHQKDPLSYGFRLLTSKTPTPTQLQILTAAQEEYQVHFETNPADAKALAKIDQIDGAGDFTEVQIASMTAVANVLLNLDEAITRE, encoded by the coding sequence ATGAACCGTTTTTCGGCGACGTGTGCGTTTCTTCTCTGCACCCTTTTCGTGTTCCAACAGGCTGGATCGGCGGACGATTCGTCGGCGATTGATTTTAATCGCGACGTTCGGTCCATCCTCTCGGATTATTGTGTGCAGTGCCATGGTCCTGATGAGGAAAGTCGCGAAGCCGACCTGCGGCTAGATACATCGACGGGGGCGACCGCGGATCGGGGCGGCTACGCGGCGTTGATCCCCGGGGATCCCGATGCGAGCGAATTGATTCGTCGCATTGAAAGTTTGGACGATCCGATGCCGCCTGTGGACAGTAAACGGAAACTGACGGCGAAACAGAAACAGACGTTGCGGGCTTGGGTGGAAGCGGGCGGCCAATTTGATCAGCATTGGTCCTTTGTGCCGCCACGCCTTCCCGCGGTCCCGTTGATTGACGATGAAACAAAGAACCCGATCGATGCATTCATCGGCCGCCGCTTGAAGGCGGAAGGACTCTCCTTTTCGCAGGAGGCTTCGCCTGAAACATTGATTCGCCGCGTTACCCTTGATCTTACGGGGGTCCCTCCAACGCTGGAAGAAGTCGACGCGTTTGTGGCTGCGTATGCCGTGAATCCTGAACCGACGTGGAGCCTACTGATCGATCGTCTGATCAGTTCGCCAAGGTATGGGGAAACGATGGCACTGCCGTGGTTGGATGCGGCTCGGTTTGCCGATACCGATGGTTACCAGTATGACGGCCCGCGTTATCAATGGCGTTATCGCGACTGGGTGATCGACGCCTACAACGCAAATATGCCGTTCGATCAATTCACGATTGAACAGCTTGCCGGAGACCTATTACCCGATGCTTCGAATGCGCAGCGAGTCGCGACGGCGTTCAATCGTAACCATCGATACAACTCGGAAGCCGGGTTGGTTGTCGAAGAGTTCTTGCTTGAAAACGCCGTTGATCGAGTCGATACGACGGCCACGTTGTGGATGGGATTGGCCGTGGGGTGTGCTCGCTGCCACGACCATAAATTTGATCCGATATCCACCAAAGAGTATTACCAGTTGATCGGTTTCTTTAACAGCATCCCTGAAGCTGGGCGGGCAATCAAAAATGGTAATTCGGAACCGCTGGTGATCTCGCCTGACGACGCTCAGGCACGTCAGTTGGCCGAATGGAAACAAGCGGTAGAACGTCAAAGGGCGGCGCTGCGTCCCGGCGACGTTGCACAGAATGGCGGGCCATTGATTGATCGCAAATTGGTCCACCAGTTTGCGCTGAAGAGTCCACCCGCTTCCGGTTTTAAGGCGGTGGGGGCGCCACGATTTGAGGACCAGGTTATGTACCTGGATGGCCAGTCGGCCGCCTCGATCGGCGGGATCGATAAATCGGTTACCTTTCGGGCGGATGCAACATTCAGCATTTCGTTTTGGGTATCGCCTGCTGCGATTCAGGAAGGAGTGATACTCTCACGCCAAAATCCAGGGTCGACTCGACCGGGGATTGAAATCGCAATGCTGCAGGATGGTCGGGTTCAGTTCGATTTGATCAGCCGCTGGATGGCAGGCGTCGGCCGAGCCGTCTCGGAAACTTCGCTGCCTGAAGGGGAGTGGACGCACGTCACGCTGGTAAACGATGGATCCCAAAGTGCCAATGGACAGTGGATCTACTTCAATGGCCAGCGGGTGCCGACCGATGTTCAGCACAATACCAATAGCAATGTAGGGGGCGTAAAGCAAAATCAGCCCCTACTGCTTGGAAAAGGAATTCGCCCAGACGCCTCGATGTTCAAAGGGGCCTTGAGGGACGTGCGACTGTACGCGGCCGATCTTTTTGATGAAGAGATCGAAATTCTGGCCGCACCGTACGGAGGGGAGAAACGAAAACGCTTCTCTCGCATCAAGATGACTCCGGCATATGGCGAATATGTCGTCGTCCGGGATCGCCTGCGCAACTACATGCGTTCGCTTCCGACGGTGATGGTGATGGAAGAGACGCCCGTTGCTAAGCCGACGTTTGTACGTGTTCGCGGAGTCTACAACAGCTACGGAGATCAGGTGGAACGGGATGTTCCTGCTTCGCTTCCATCCTTTCCTGATTCGTATCCCAGGAACCGTTTGGGGCTAGCCAAGTGGTTGGTCGATCCCGAGCATCCGCTGACCGCCCGTGTGGCGGTGAATCGTTACTGGCAAAAGTACTTCGGAACCGGATTGGTAAAGACTCCGGAGGACTTTGGGACTCAGGGGGATCTGCCCAGTCACCCTGAATTGCTCGATTGGTTGGCGGTCACGTTTACCCAAAGTGGCTGGGATGTTGCTTCCATGCAGAAACGGATTCTGACCAGTCGTACCTATCGTCAAAGTTCTCGTGTCACACCTGAATTGTTGGAAGCGGACCCCGATAATCGCATGCTCGCCCGCGGCGCTCGTTTGCGGTTAAGCGGGCACACGATCCGGGATCAAGCATTGTTTGTTTCGGGGCTGTTAGATCACCGAATTGGTGGGCCCTCGGTCAGCCCTTATCAGCCCGCCGGTTTATGGCGAGAAATGAGCATGGGGATGACCTACAAACCGTCGACAGGCGCGGATCTGTTTCGTCGCAGCCTTTACACGATTTGGAAACGGACCGTTGCCCCACCGACGTTGGCCGTCTTTGACGCGGCCGATCGAGAATCGTGCCGAGTCGGACGGGAACAGACCAATACGCCGTTGCAGGCACTCACGTTATTAAATGAAACAGGATTTGTTGAAAATGCTCGCTATTTGGCGGTGCGAATGTTGCATCAAAAAGACCCGCTTTCTTACGGCTTCCGCCTGCTCACGTCAAAAACGCCGACGCCTACGCAGCTACAAATTTTGACCGCTGCCCAGGAAGAGTATCAAGTGCACTTTGAAACGAACCCTGCCGATGCGAAGGCCCTTGCCAAAATCGATCAGATCGATGGAGCCGGCGACTTCACCGAAGTTCAAATCGCTTCAATGACGGCTGTTGCGAACGTGCTGCTTAACCTAGATGAGGCGATCACGCGTGAATAA
- a CDS encoding DUF1501 domain-containing protein — MRRSRVNNPSIERHRNLRRQFLASGGLGLGSLAASSLLRAGEGQGNAVATLHRQPKVKRVIYLFQSGGPPQHDLFDYKPHLESVHGQEVPESVFRGQRLTGMTAGQSSFPVAKSIFSFERFGQSGIELNRDLLPHLGKIADDIAVVRSMHTEAINHDPAITFFQTGFQLSGRPSVGAWASYGLGSENENLPAYVAMTSNKSGQALYDRLWGAGFLPSQHQGVRFRSGKDPVLFLSNPEGISQSLRRRTLDHLDELNHLHLEREGDPEIQTRIAQYEMAFRMQTSVPELADLSTEPESTFRLYGEDARKPGTFAYNALMARRLSEQGVRFVQLFHRGWDTHGNLPNQLKARCGETDQASAALVTDLKQRGLLEDTLVVWGGEFGRTVYCQGNLTAKSYGRDHHPRCFSMWVAGGGIRGGTTYGSTDDYGYNIAENPVSVHDLHATMLHLLGIDHERLTYRFQGRRYRLTDVHGRVVNEILA, encoded by the coding sequence ATGAGGCGATCACGCGTGAATAATCCTTCGATAGAACGCCACCGAAACCTTCGCCGTCAATTCTTAGCAAGTGGTGGGCTGGGGCTAGGATCGCTTGCCGCTTCATCGCTGCTGCGTGCGGGGGAAGGGCAGGGGAACGCCGTTGCGACACTTCACCGTCAGCCAAAGGTGAAACGGGTAATCTATCTGTTTCAAAGCGGAGGCCCACCGCAGCACGATCTATTCGATTACAAACCGCATCTGGAATCGGTGCATGGTCAAGAGGTTCCCGAATCGGTTTTCCGAGGGCAGCGTCTGACTGGGATGACGGCTGGGCAAAGTTCTTTTCCTGTGGCGAAATCGATTTTCTCGTTTGAGCGTTTTGGCCAGTCTGGCATCGAATTGAATCGTGATCTGTTGCCGCACTTGGGTAAAATCGCCGACGACATCGCGGTGGTGCGATCGATGCATACCGAAGCGATTAACCATGACCCTGCGATAACCTTTTTTCAAACAGGTTTTCAATTGTCAGGACGCCCCAGCGTCGGAGCTTGGGCTAGTTACGGGCTGGGAAGCGAAAACGAAAATTTGCCCGCCTATGTGGCGATGACTTCTAACAAGAGCGGTCAAGCGCTTTACGATCGGCTATGGGGGGCGGGCTTTTTGCCCAGTCAGCACCAAGGGGTGCGTTTTCGAAGTGGCAAAGACCCTGTGCTGTTTTTGAGTAATCCTGAAGGGATTTCGCAGTCGTTGCGGCGGCGTACGCTGGATCATCTGGACGAACTGAATCACTTGCATTTGGAACGTGAGGGGGACCCCGAAATCCAAACGCGGATCGCTCAGTATGAAATGGCATTCCGAATGCAGACGTCGGTACCGGAACTGGCCGACCTGAGCACCGAGCCGGAAAGTACGTTCCGGTTGTACGGCGAGGATGCGAGAAAGCCCGGGACGTTTGCCTACAACGCACTGATGGCTAGGCGTTTATCGGAGCAGGGCGTCCGATTTGTCCAACTGTTTCATCGCGGCTGGGACACACACGGGAATCTGCCCAACCAGTTGAAGGCTCGCTGTGGTGAAACCGACCAAGCCAGTGCGGCACTGGTGACCGACCTGAAGCAACGGGGCCTTCTGGAAGATACGCTGGTCGTTTGGGGCGGCGAATTCGGACGAACGGTCTACTGCCAGGGAAACCTAACTGCCAAAAGTTACGGGCGCGACCACCACCCACGCTGTTTCAGCATGTGGGTTGCCGGAGGCGGAATTCGCGGAGGCACAACGTACGGAAGCACGGATGACTACGGCTACAACATCGCCGAAAACCCCGTCAGCGTGCACGACCTGCATGCCACGATGCTGCACCTATTGGGAATCGATCACGAAAGATTGACGTACCGTTTTCAAGGACGTCGGTATCGTCTGACCGACGTCCACGGCCGCGTCGTCAACGAGATTCTTGCTTAG
- a CDS encoding IS3 family transposase, whose protein sequence is MELQEKFSVSERRACRVLDQPRSSQRFEGKPKDEDQRLTKRILEFVRQRPRFGYRRICQLLRREGETLNMKKMYRLWRAAGLKVPRKRRKKRAAGVRGNACDVQAASFIHDVWTWDFVQSSTLNGRAIRFLNIVDEYTRQCLTIKVGRSITSEDAIDTLAELFAMHGVPKRLRCDNVPEFISRAIKQWLATIGVEILYIEPGSPWQNGVCESFNSRLRDEYLHQTHLIDEDDARIKSRAWRDDFNTFRPHSSLGYLTPSEFAIRSAASVRPTASLQQHCESPVPVS, encoded by the coding sequence ATCGAGCTTCAAGAGAAATTCTCAGTATCGGAGCGACGTGCCTGCCGGGTGCTCGACCAACCGCGGTCGAGTCAGCGATTTGAGGGGAAACCCAAGGATGAAGACCAGCGACTGACGAAGCGAATTCTTGAATTCGTTCGGCAACGCCCGCGTTTCGGTTATCGACGCATCTGCCAACTTCTGCGCCGTGAAGGTGAGACATTGAACATGAAGAAGATGTACCGACTTTGGAGAGCTGCTGGCTTGAAAGTGCCACGAAAACGCCGTAAAAAGCGTGCTGCGGGTGTTCGTGGCAATGCGTGCGATGTTCAAGCGGCGTCTTTCATTCACGACGTTTGGACGTGGGACTTCGTTCAATCGTCGACTCTCAATGGGCGGGCAATTCGTTTCCTGAACATTGTCGACGAGTACACACGTCAGTGCCTGACCATCAAAGTTGGACGCAGTATCACGAGCGAAGATGCGATTGACACGCTGGCTGAACTGTTTGCAATGCACGGCGTTCCAAAACGACTTCGTTGCGACAACGTCCCAGAGTTCATTTCGAGGGCAATCAAGCAATGGCTAGCAACGATCGGCGTCGAAATCCTTTACATCGAACCTGGCTCACCCTGGCAGAACGGCGTCTGCGAGAGTTTCAACAGTCGCCTGCGAGACGAGTATCTGCACCAGACGCACTTGATCGATGAAGACGACGCGCGAATAAAATCGCGAGCTTGGCGGGACGACTTCAACACATTCCGTCCGCACAGTTCGCTCGGCTACCTGACTCCATCGGAGTTCGCGATTCGCAGTGCTGCTTCCGTTCGGCCTACGGCCTCACTTCAGCAGCACTGCGAATCACCTGTCCCTGTTTCCTAA
- a CDS encoding transposase — MSKKRRRHSPEQIIKKLRDADSMLAAGKSVGEVLQSLEVSEATLSRWRAQYGGMKSEEAKRLKTLEEENNRLKKIVADQALDISMLKEITKGN; from the coding sequence ATGAGCAAGAAACGACGACGACATTCACCTGAACAGATCATTAAGAAGCTACGCGACGCCGACTCGATGTTGGCGGCAGGCAAAAGCGTTGGCGAAGTGCTGCAATCCCTCGAGGTCAGTGAAGCAACACTGAGCCGCTGGCGAGCTCAGTACGGCGGGATGAAGAGCGAAGAAGCCAAGCGTCTGAAGACACTTGAGGAAGAAAACAATCGCCTCAAGAAGATCGTTGCCGACCAAGCGCTGGACATCTCGATGCTCAAGGAAATCACCAAGGGAAACTAA
- a CDS encoding DUF1559 domain-containing protein → MKGQLNSSVRRAFTLIELIVTITIIALLLALLLVGVQAAREAARSYTCFSNLRQIGLAIANYESQYSMMPPAMGVAGSVHVGLLPYLEQPELYRRIVAESSKSMEERDALSIRMSIFECPSDGVDSALSHQDMYGANYASSTGTWYLSGNFDGAFRMLHEFNSGALFGPVRIGDFTDGTSQTASFSEILRSDGSLDRLRVVWLGPSHTNLDDFREACVSSAASDSLSCESCRGTPWVNGTPGYTTYNHAITPNNPSCNRNGFTIEGASTASSSHNSGIHVLYVDGHVQFVAETIDVEPWLQMGSRDSESLR, encoded by the coding sequence ATGAAGGGGCAGTTAAATTCATCAGTTCGCAGGGCATTCACCCTAATTGAGCTAATCGTGACGATAACGATTATCGCTCTTCTATTGGCTCTGTTACTGGTAGGTGTTCAAGCCGCCAGGGAGGCTGCTCGCAGTTATACCTGCTTCTCAAATCTCCGGCAGATCGGTTTAGCCATTGCTAACTATGAGTCGCAGTATTCGATGATGCCACCTGCAATGGGAGTAGCGGGCAGCGTCCATGTTGGTTTGCTGCCATATTTGGAACAGCCCGAACTGTATCGCAGGATCGTTGCCGAATCATCGAAGAGCATGGAAGAACGAGACGCGCTGAGTATTCGCATGTCGATATTCGAATGCCCAAGTGATGGTGTGGATTCGGCACTTAGTCATCAGGATATGTATGGTGCCAACTATGCTTCCTCGACTGGTACATGGTATTTGTCAGGAAACTTTGATGGTGCGTTCCGGATGCTTCACGAATTCAATTCTGGAGCATTGTTTGGGCCGGTACGAATAGGTGATTTTACCGATGGTACATCGCAGACCGCTTCATTTTCAGAAATTTTGAGAAGTGACGGTAGTCTTGATCGTTTGCGAGTGGTCTGGCTTGGGCCTTCTCATACGAATCTGGACGACTTTAGGGAAGCATGCGTGTCCTCTGCTGCAAGCGACTCTTTGTCGTGTGAAAGTTGCCGTGGGACCCCATGGGTGAATGGAACACCTGGATATACGACATACAACCACGCTATTACTCCTAACAATCCATCATGTAACAGGAATGGGTTCACTATCGAAGGAGCTTCAACTGCGTCCAGTTCGCACAATAGTGGGATCCATGTTCTTTACGTAGATGGGCACGTTCAGTTCGTGGCCGAAACAATTGATGTTGAACCCTGGCTCCAAATGGGAAGCCGGGATAGCGAGAGTCTTAGGTAA
- a CDS encoding transposase — translation MSKKRRRHSPEQIIKKLRDADSMLAAGKSVGEVLQSLEVSEATLSRWRAQYGGMTTNDPTKEAANLSATALVVQQNANYRTFLSSREVTRYLWCQ, via the coding sequence ATGAGCAAGAAACGACGACGACATTCACCTGAACAGATCATTAAGAAGCTACGCGACGCCGACTCGATGTTGGCGGCAGGCAAAAGCGTTGGCGAAGTGCTGCAATCCCTCGAGGTCAGTGAAGCAACACTGAGCCGCTGGCGAGCTCAGTACGGCGGGATGACGACGAACGATCCCACGAAAGAAGCGGCCAACCTTTCGGCGACCGCTTTGGTGGTTCAACAAAATGCCAATTATCGGACGTTCCTATCTAGCCGAGAGGTCACGCGTTATTTGTGGTGTCAGTAA
- a CDS encoding sulfatase family protein, translated as MNCPSNRVTTESTSSLRITTAICACLFASSFASPLFAAEPLPNVIVVLADDLGIGDVSPTNANCKIKTPVLQQMADEGLTFLDAHTPSSVCTPTRYGLLTGRYNWRSRLAKGVLSGTSEHLIPADRPTLGHLMKAAGYQTAMIGKWHLGWDWHKEDGKINFTKPVLNGPSINGFDQYYGHCGSLDMPPYVWVDTGNVTAQPVGEEGVTKQQDRYGWYRKGPIGSDFKIDEVLPHLFDKSISHIQTQAKADKPFFLYLALPAPHTPIVPVPPFKDASGMNPYADFVMQVDHHMGQLLSALKESGIDDNTLVIFTSDNGCSPEGNFPVLKEFGHDPSAGYRGHKADIYEGGHRVPFIARWPARMSGGRTTETLACLTDIYATLEEITGSERQSTGGEDSHSLLSTFVGKSGSERTDLISHSIGGSFAIRQGDWKLCLSAGSGGWSAPREPAAKKQGLPAMQLYNLKTDPAETKNLVEQEPEKVEELLALLASQVVQGRCTPGDKISNDRDVKFLPAGMKK; from the coding sequence ATGAACTGCCCTTCAAATCGCGTGACCACCGAAAGCACAAGCTCTCTGCGGATCACCACTGCCATTTGTGCGTGCCTTTTCGCAAGCTCGTTTGCGTCTCCACTATTCGCAGCCGAACCGCTCCCGAATGTGATTGTGGTTTTGGCCGACGACCTTGGCATTGGGGACGTTTCGCCCACCAACGCGAACTGCAAAATCAAAACACCCGTTTTGCAGCAAATGGCTGACGAAGGCTTGACCTTCCTGGATGCTCATACCCCTAGCAGCGTCTGCACTCCGACACGATACGGGCTGCTGACAGGGCGATACAACTGGCGTTCACGCTTAGCGAAAGGCGTGTTAAGCGGTACCAGCGAACACCTGATCCCGGCCGACCGTCCGACGCTGGGACACCTGATGAAAGCGGCCGGATACCAAACCGCAATGATCGGAAAATGGCACCTCGGCTGGGACTGGCACAAGGAAGATGGCAAGATCAATTTTACGAAACCGGTCCTGAACGGCCCCAGCATCAACGGTTTCGACCAGTACTACGGCCACTGCGGCTCCCTGGACATGCCGCCCTACGTCTGGGTCGATACCGGCAATGTCACGGCGCAGCCTGTTGGTGAAGAAGGCGTCACCAAGCAGCAGGACCGATACGGCTGGTATCGCAAAGGGCCGATCGGCAGTGATTTCAAGATCGACGAAGTCCTTCCACATCTGTTTGATAAATCGATTTCGCACATTCAAACACAAGCGAAAGCCGACAAACCTTTTTTCCTCTACCTCGCACTTCCAGCACCCCACACCCCCATCGTTCCCGTCCCCCCCTTCAAAGATGCAAGCGGGATGAATCCGTATGCCGACTTTGTAATGCAAGTCGATCACCACATGGGTCAGTTGCTCTCAGCGCTTAAAGAATCGGGGATCGATGACAACACCTTGGTGATTTTCACCAGCGACAACGGTTGTTCACCCGAAGGCAATTTCCCGGTCCTCAAAGAGTTCGGGCATGACCCAAGTGCAGGCTACCGCGGCCACAAAGCGGACATCTATGAAGGAGGGCACCGAGTCCCGTTCATCGCCAGGTGGCCGGCGAGGATGAGCGGAGGCCGCACAACGGAAACACTGGCCTGCCTAACCGACATCTATGCAACGCTTGAGGAGATCACCGGAAGCGAGCGCCAATCGACCGGCGGGGAAGACAGCCACAGTCTCCTGTCAACATTTGTGGGCAAATCGGGATCCGAGCGTACCGACCTGATCAGTCATAGCATCGGCGGTTCGTTCGCCATACGGCAAGGCGACTGGAAACTATGCCTGTCCGCCGGCAGCGGCGGCTGGAGTGCTCCCAGAGAACCAGCGGCAAAAAAGCAGGGACTGCCCGCCATGCAGCTGTACAACCTAAAAACCGATCCAGCAGAAACGAAGAACCTGGTGGAGCAAGAACCCGAAAAGGTCGAAGAGCTGTTGGCACTATTAGCAAGCCAAGTCGTACAGGGCCGCTGCACGCCAGGCGACAAAATCTCCAACGACCGAGACGTCAAATTTCTGCCAGCCGGAATGAAAAAGTAA